The following proteins are encoded in a genomic region of Vibrio sinaloensis:
- a CDS encoding AGE family epimerase/isomerase, whose protein sequence is MKWINTRSHTTWLDAETDRIFEFGRNAVVENGFGWIGNNGNVREEMGTRLWITARMLHCYALAAHMGRPGAYDLVEHGIKALEGPLKDKEHGGWFATIDNQGEGIMDSSKQGYQHAFVLLGAASAVTTGHPRAQALLDEAINVYENHFWIEEKQMCFESWDQAWTETEDYRGGNMAMHSVEAFLIVYDVTKDQKWLDRALNITEFMINKTAKGLNYRVNEHFDSDFNPLPDYNKETPASHFRAYGGTPGHWIEWGRLICHLRATLQEIGAHCPDWLLEDAIGLFDATVRDAWHVDGAPGFVYSVDWEGQPVVRERIRWAPVEAIGTAYALYTVTGDKKYEDWYRTWWDYCRTYLIDYEGCSWWQELDVNNQAGTSVVWDGKQDIYHLMHCLVIPRLPLTPGLAPALAQGKLDISLAS, encoded by the coding sequence ATGAAATGGATTAATACTCGCTCTCACACTACATGGTTAGACGCCGAAACTGATCGTATCTTCGAATTTGGCCGCAACGCTGTGGTCGAAAACGGCTTTGGCTGGATTGGCAATAATGGCAATGTTCGAGAAGAAATGGGCACGCGCCTGTGGATTACTGCGCGCATGCTTCACTGTTACGCTTTAGCCGCACACATGGGCCGTCCAGGGGCTTACGATCTGGTTGAGCACGGCATTAAGGCGCTTGAAGGTCCGTTAAAAGATAAAGAGCATGGTGGTTGGTTCGCGACTATCGACAACCAAGGCGAAGGGATTATGGATTCATCCAAGCAAGGCTACCAACATGCGTTTGTGTTGCTTGGTGCTGCGAGCGCGGTAACCACGGGTCACCCGCGTGCACAGGCCTTATTAGATGAAGCCATTAACGTCTATGAAAATCACTTCTGGATAGAAGAAAAGCAGATGTGTTTTGAGTCTTGGGATCAAGCTTGGACCGAAACGGAGGACTATCGTGGTGGTAACATGGCGATGCACTCAGTCGAAGCCTTCTTGATTGTTTACGATGTAACCAAAGATCAAAAGTGGCTCGATCGCGCTCTCAACATCACAGAGTTTATGATCAATAAAACGGCGAAAGGTCTGAACTACCGTGTTAACGAGCACTTTGATTCTGACTTTAACCCGCTGCCAGACTACAACAAAGAGACGCCAGCGAGTCACTTCCGTGCCTACGGTGGTACACCCGGTCACTGGATCGAGTGGGGGCGTCTGATTTGTCACCTCCGTGCGACGCTGCAAGAGATTGGTGCACACTGTCCTGATTGGCTGCTTGAAGATGCGATTGGTCTGTTTGATGCGACGGTTCGTGACGCTTGGCATGTTGATGGTGCGCCGGGCTTTGTTTACTCAGTCGATTGGGAAGGCCAACCGGTAGTGCGTGAACGTATTCGTTGGGCGCCTGTAGAAGCTATCGGTACTGCTTACGCTTTGTACACGGTGACTGGGGACAAAAAGTACGAAGATTGGTACCGCACATGGTGGGATTACTGTCGCACTTATCTGATTGATTACGAAGGTTGTTCATGGTGGCAAGAGCTCGATGTTAACAACCAAGCGGGCACCAGCGTTGTTTGGGATGGCAAACAAGACATCTACCACCTAATGCACTGTTTGGTGATCCCACGTTTGCCGTTGACTCCGGGTCTGGCCCCAGCGTTGGCCCAAGGTAAACTGGATATCAGTTTAGCCTCATAG
- a CDS encoding TRAP transporter large permease translates to MVSPIFLLYFMILLIIGVPVLFTLGLSPMITLFQNDQMLFANMLYQRLYSGLDSFLLLALPFFMLAGECMTAGGITPRIIAFAQTMVQHLRGGLGHVVILAATIFGALTGSAVAATSAIGGMLIPEMKKYKYDTGYSAALTAAATVLGNIIPPSGIMLLYAFVMNTSVAAMFLAGVTPGIIFCIGLMIMNKFQIRKYPSVQPMERAPAMERKQAFRLALLPLMTPVIILGGIYGGIFTPTEAAAVAVAYAIAVSLFIIKVTNTKATYALFAKVAVNAASILIIVAAASGFASLISLSGVSNMVADFMNGITDNPYLLFAIINVLLFIIGMFLDAGPAILIFAPIFAPIMISAGIDPVHFGVVMCANLSIGLATPPMGLVLFVASGVSKVPVSEISRKIVPFLMVEIALIFLVSCFPQLVIGLPQLVGIM, encoded by the coding sequence ATGGTTTCTCCGATTTTCTTACTCTACTTTATGATTCTGTTAATCATTGGTGTACCAGTCCTATTCACACTGGGCCTATCACCTATGATTACTTTGTTCCAAAACGATCAAATGCTGTTCGCAAACATGTTGTATCAGCGTCTGTATTCGGGTTTAGATAGTTTCTTACTACTGGCATTGCCGTTCTTTATGTTAGCGGGCGAGTGTATGACTGCTGGCGGCATCACGCCACGTATCATCGCGTTTGCGCAAACCATGGTACAGCACTTACGTGGTGGTTTAGGTCATGTTGTCATTCTGGCCGCAACCATTTTCGGTGCGCTAACGGGGTCGGCTGTCGCCGCAACTTCAGCGATTGGTGGCATGCTGATCCCTGAAATGAAGAAATATAAATATGACACAGGCTATTCAGCGGCACTAACTGCAGCCGCAACGGTGCTAGGTAATATTATTCCACCATCGGGTATCATGTTGTTGTACGCGTTCGTTATGAATACGTCTGTAGCGGCGATGTTCTTAGCGGGTGTCACTCCAGGGATCATCTTCTGTATTGGCTTGATGATCATGAACAAATTCCAGATTCGCAAATATCCGAGTGTTCAGCCAATGGAGCGAGCGCCCGCGATGGAGCGTAAGCAAGCCTTCCGTCTGGCACTGCTTCCTTTGATGACTCCAGTGATCATCCTCGGGGGTATCTACGGTGGTATCTTTACACCGACTGAAGCTGCGGCAGTGGCCGTTGCTTACGCGATTGCAGTGTCGCTGTTTATCATCAAAGTAACCAACACCAAAGCGACTTATGCACTGTTTGCCAAAGTAGCAGTTAACGCAGCCTCGATCCTTATCATTGTCGCGGCGGCTAGTGGTTTTGCTTCATTGATTAGTCTGTCTGGCGTATCGAATATGGTCGCTGACTTCATGAACGGTATAACCGATAACCCATACTTACTGTTTGCGATTATCAACGTTCTACTGTTCATCATCGGTATGTTCCTCGATGCCGGCCCTGCGATTCTTATCTTCGCTCCAATCTTTGCACCGATCATGATCAGTGCAGGCATCGACCCAGTCCACTTCGGCGTGGTGATGTGTGCCAACCTATCGATTGGCTTGGCGACACCTCCCATGGGATTGGTTCTGTTTGTGGCGTCTGGGGTGTCTAAAGTGCCGGTGTCAGAAATCTCTCGCAAGATTGTGCCTTTCTTGATGGTTGAGATTGCACTGATTTTCCTCGTGTCATGCTTCCCTCAACTGGTTATCGGATTACCTCAATTGGTCGGCATCATGTAG
- a CDS encoding TRAP transporter small permease, translated as MLRAIEKALNTVTTPLSRVLRHIAGILLLVMTLIVVAQVLFRYILNIPLSWTDESSRFLMIYMTYLCLPFVYLTDKNIAMTFVTEILEKKTPRLFAFLTLLAHIAAIIVFAVWIKFGWNFFETGSVMADSLPIPMFVVYIIPPVMMAITILYAVQKSIAAMRAMLGDFEDVSQTAKTAGLFEAPAATEEAPEQEPKQTQSLASETAA; from the coding sequence ATGTTACGAGCCATCGAAAAAGCACTGAACACGGTAACGACGCCTCTGTCTCGGGTGTTGCGTCATATTGCGGGCATTTTACTGCTAGTGATGACACTGATCGTCGTTGCACAAGTTTTGTTCCGTTATATCCTCAATATTCCACTTAGTTGGACAGACGAATCTTCAAGATTCTTAATGATTTACATGACTTATCTATGTTTGCCGTTTGTTTACCTGACAGACAAGAATATAGCGATGACCTTTGTTACAGAAATTCTTGAAAAGAAAACGCCTAGACTCTTTGCATTTCTCACTTTATTAGCGCACATCGCTGCGATCATTGTATTCGCTGTCTGGATTAAGTTTGGCTGGAATTTCTTTGAAACAGGTTCGGTTATGGCGGATAGCCTGCCAATCCCAATGTTCGTGGTGTACATCATCCCACCTGTAATGATGGCAATCACCATCCTCTATGCTGTGCAAAAGAGCATCGCTGCAATGCGCGCTATGTTGGGTGATTTTGAAGATGTATCACAGACAGCTAAGACAGCTGGACTTTTTGAAGCTCCTGCCGCCACGGAAGAGGCGCCAGAACAAGAGCCAAAGCAAACGCAGTCACTGGCATCAGAAACTGCGGCTTAA
- a CDS encoding class II fructose-bisphosphate aldolase → MPYVSGKTMIQEAWNNGYAIGAFTAHNLETIKAVLLAAEEEKSPIMIQIGQKAINEMGMKPLRDAVDSLIQHHQTTVPICIHLDHSRKFEQCMEAATRDFQSLMFDGSALPFEDNIRITKAVVDVANALGLGAEGEIGKIGGTEDDITVDEKDAMITTVEEALDFSERTGVDYLAVSIGTAHGVYKTTPELKFDRLSEIKEAVKKPIVLHGGSGVPDDQVMEAVKRGVAKINVDTELRQGFIHGVQAHWRENETDYILADVMNSGIASMKEVVQHKIRLFGSNGKAK, encoded by the coding sequence ATGCCTTACGTATCTGGTAAAACGATGATTCAAGAAGCGTGGAATAACGGTTACGCAATCGGTGCTTTCACGGCTCACAACCTAGAAACAATTAAAGCAGTACTTTTAGCAGCAGAAGAAGAAAAATCGCCGATCATGATTCAGATTGGTCAAAAAGCCATTAACGAAATGGGCATGAAGCCACTACGCGATGCTGTTGACTCATTAATTCAGCACCATCAAACTACGGTTCCAATCTGTATACACCTCGACCACAGCCGCAAGTTTGAACAGTGTATGGAAGCGGCAACTCGTGATTTCCAATCGCTGATGTTTGATGGTTCGGCACTGCCGTTCGAAGACAATATCCGTATTACTAAAGCGGTAGTTGATGTAGCCAACGCGCTCGGTTTAGGTGCTGAAGGTGAAATTGGTAAAATTGGCGGCACAGAAGATGACATCACTGTGGATGAAAAAGATGCCATGATCACGACAGTCGAAGAAGCATTGGACTTCTCAGAACGTACTGGCGTTGACTATCTCGCAGTGTCTATCGGTACGGCGCACGGCGTTTACAAAACTACCCCAGAGCTAAAATTTGATCGGTTGTCAGAAATTAAAGAAGCAGTGAAGAAGCCGATCGTTCTGCACGGTGGTTCGGGTGTTCCTGATGATCAAGTTATGGAAGCGGTTAAACGCGGCGTGGCGAAAATCAACGTCGATACTGAGCTTCGTCAAGGCTTCATTCATGGAGTACAAGCTCATTGGCGCGAGAATGAAACCGACTACATTCTGGCCGATGTGATGAACAGCGGTATTGCTTCAATGAAAGAAGTGGTTCAACACAAAATTCGTCTATTTGGTTCTAACGGCAAAGCAAAATAA
- a CDS encoding aldose epimerase family protein has protein sequence MKFNQENWGMVEGHAIPVKLFTLENGHGMKLKVTNYGCIVTSIEAPDRNGALADVVLGYENLEKYLGGHPFFGAVAGRYANRIENGRYSLDGEQFVLENNELPTGQHLHGGSKGFDKYVWDFAIEAQQDAIFVHFSRMSPDGESGYGGNLQVTHSVGLDESNQVHYNFKATTDRPTVVNLCNHSYYNLAGHDSGSVNGHELKLHAQFYTPVSDTSIPTGEIRSVTGTGLDFSERTRIAENAEMLSGDGFDHNFVLDGAKSEGEYKRAAELYEPISGRMMTVLTTQPGVQFYNGFKLSNKHWVGRHGKRYEACHGLCLETQHFPDSPNKAHFPSTRLNPGQVFEEKTIHRFSLG, from the coding sequence GTGAAATTTAACCAAGAAAACTGGGGCATGGTCGAAGGCCATGCAATACCCGTGAAGTTGTTTACCCTAGAGAACGGTCACGGAATGAAGCTTAAAGTGACCAACTATGGTTGTATTGTAACTTCTATTGAAGCACCGGATCGCAACGGTGCACTCGCCGATGTGGTGCTCGGTTATGAAAATCTAGAAAAGTACTTGGGGGGACATCCCTTTTTTGGCGCTGTAGCGGGGCGCTATGCCAACCGTATAGAAAATGGTCGTTATTCATTAGATGGTGAGCAGTTTGTTTTGGAGAATAATGAATTGCCTACTGGCCAACACTTACATGGCGGTAGCAAAGGTTTCGATAAATACGTGTGGGATTTTGCGATTGAAGCTCAACAAGACGCTATTTTCGTTCACTTTAGCCGAATGTCGCCTGATGGCGAATCTGGATATGGGGGAAATTTGCAGGTCACACACAGTGTTGGTCTGGATGAGAGCAATCAAGTTCACTATAACTTTAAAGCCACAACGGACAGGCCCACAGTGGTGAACTTGTGCAACCACAGTTACTACAATCTCGCAGGTCATGACTCTGGCAGCGTGAACGGCCATGAACTTAAACTACATGCTCAGTTTTATACTCCCGTATCCGACACTTCGATTCCAACTGGAGAGATTCGCTCGGTAACAGGGACGGGTTTAGATTTCAGCGAAAGAACGCGCATCGCTGAAAACGCTGAGATGCTCAGTGGTGACGGGTTCGACCATAACTTTGTCCTTGATGGAGCAAAGAGCGAAGGGGAATATAAGCGTGCGGCTGAGCTATATGAACCAATCAGTGGCCGTATGATGACGGTGCTCACCACCCAACCAGGGGTGCAGTTCTATAATGGTTTTAAGTTATCGAATAAACATTGGGTGGGTCGACATGGTAAACGTTATGAAGCTTGCCATGGCTTGTGTTTAGAAACGCAGCACTTCCCCGACAGCCCCAATAAAGCGCATTTTCCATCAACGCGACTCAACCCAGGGCAAGTGTTTGAAGAAAAAACCATTCACCGTTTCTCGCTAGGGTAA
- a CDS encoding TRAP transporter large permease, protein MEANEWIVIAMFGSFILLLFTGIPVAYVLGGIGVFFAGVGYLADLYLDTFTGLDYTSLGLVVNRIYKIMDNWILVALPMFIFMGNMLDKSGIAEKLMASMQALFGKVHGGLAITVMAIGIILAASTGIIGASVVLLTVMSLPSMMRQGYHLPLALGTVASAGTLGILLPPSIMLVIMADQLGLSVGDLFMGAIIPGLLLGCLYILYILMVGKMNPHKAPVPENVEPVDWSLILQVFKDITPTVMLIFCVLGSIFAGVATPTEASGIGALGATLLAAYNKRLNLKVLKEVLLASYGTTAYIFMIFLGASCFALVLRELGGDELIESFLSGLPFGPYGIIAFILMIVFLLGFFLDWIEITLIALPLLAPVIASLGIELDGHGVVDNPSLVWFVMLVAMALQTSFLTPPVGFALFYLKGVCPEGVALKDIYRGVIPFIAIQLVALVCLVVWPQLVLWFPSVAYG, encoded by the coding sequence ATGGAAGCTAACGAGTGGATTGTCATCGCCATGTTCGGCTCATTCATTTTGCTGCTGTTTACGGGCATCCCCGTCGCCTATGTTCTCGGCGGGATTGGGGTGTTCTTTGCAGGAGTTGGCTATTTGGCCGATCTCTATTTAGACACTTTCACCGGATTGGATTACACCAGCCTAGGTTTGGTGGTCAACCGTATCTACAAGATCATGGATAACTGGATCTTGGTCGCACTGCCGATGTTTATCTTTATGGGTAACATGTTGGATAAATCGGGAATTGCTGAAAAACTGATGGCTTCGATGCAAGCGCTGTTTGGGAAAGTGCACGGCGGACTGGCCATTACCGTGATGGCTATCGGCATTATCTTGGCCGCCTCTACGGGGATTATTGGTGCCTCGGTGGTACTGCTGACGGTAATGTCCCTGCCGAGTATGATGCGTCAAGGCTACCACCTACCTCTCGCCCTCGGCACGGTGGCATCAGCGGGGACGCTTGGCATCTTGCTCCCGCCATCTATCATGCTAGTGATCATGGCTGATCAGCTTGGTCTCTCCGTGGGCGACCTGTTTATGGGCGCTATCATACCTGGTCTGCTTTTGGGCTGTTTGTACATTCTCTATATTCTGATGGTGGGGAAAATGAATCCTCACAAAGCGCCAGTGCCTGAGAACGTCGAACCGGTTGACTGGAGCTTAATCCTGCAAGTATTCAAAGACATTACCCCGACAGTAATGCTGATTTTTTGTGTACTTGGTTCTATTTTCGCTGGGGTGGCAACGCCGACTGAAGCGTCAGGGATTGGCGCATTAGGGGCGACTTTGCTGGCTGCCTACAACAAAAGACTCAATCTCAAAGTGCTGAAAGAAGTGCTGCTCGCTTCCTATGGAACCACAGCCTACATCTTTATGATATTCCTAGGAGCCTCATGTTTCGCCTTGGTATTGCGCGAGCTTGGCGGCGATGAGCTGATTGAATCTTTCCTCAGTGGTTTACCCTTTGGCCCTTACGGCATCATTGCGTTTATCTTGATGATTGTGTTCCTGCTCGGCTTCTTCCTTGACTGGATTGAGATCACCTTGATCGCTTTACCGCTACTTGCGCCCGTCATTGCGAGCCTAGGAATAGAGCTAGATGGTCACGGTGTGGTCGACAACCCAAGCCTAGTTTGGTTCGTGATGTTAGTCGCGATGGCACTACAAACCAGCTTTTTGACTCCTCCGGTTGGCTTTGCTTTATTTTATCTGAAAGGCGTATGCCCAGAGGGGGTGGCGCTGAAAGACATCTATCGAGGCGTAATCCCGTTTATCGCCATTCAGTTAGTCGCGCTTGTCTGCTTGGTGGTATGGCCTCAATTGGTGCTGTGGTTCCCAAGTGTGGCTTATGGGTAA
- a CDS encoding PTS transporter subunit EIIB, producing the protein MINDKGNLQAKAHKILDALGGIKNIQDGKIDNCATRLRIQVKDMGAVDEQLLRRQGALGFIRLPENQIQVVFFDVHNLADELRKQASC; encoded by the coding sequence ATGATTAATGACAAAGGCAACTTACAAGCAAAAGCGCATAAGATCCTAGATGCGTTAGGCGGTATTAAAAATATCCAAGATGGCAAGATCGACAATTGCGCGACCCGTTTAAGAATTCAAGTGAAAGATATGGGGGCGGTTGATGAGCAGCTCCTGCGCCGTCAAGGGGCTCTGGGATTTATCCGATTACCCGAGAACCAGATTCAGGTGGTGTTCTTTGATGTGCACAATCTGGCAGATGAGCTTAGAAAGCAAGCGTCATGCTAA
- the yihU gene encoding sulfolactaldehyde 3-reductase, whose amino-acid sequence MSTIGFIGLGQMGSPMALNLIKGGHTLKVFDINEEAVQHLVAQGAAAASSPADAAIDSEFVVTMLPNGTLVKNVIFGENGVASTLDKNALLIDMSTIHPLETDSLAKEMTAKGFSMMEAPVGRTSEHAVKGELLIMAGGTKEQIERAQPLFDCMGSETVDCGGVGKGIRVKIINNYMSIALNALSAEAATLTEAIGLEWETAMKVMSGTPAGKGHFTTTWPGKVLAGDLSPVFMVDLAHKDLGIALDLANQVNVPMPCGAASRELYSMTRAAGRGRQDWTAVLEHLRVTSGLEPKIQ is encoded by the coding sequence ATGTCGACGATTGGATTTATTGGGCTGGGCCAGATGGGCTCCCCAATGGCACTCAACTTAATCAAAGGTGGCCACACACTAAAAGTATTTGATATCAATGAAGAAGCGGTTCAACACTTAGTTGCGCAAGGAGCGGCTGCCGCTTCATCTCCTGCCGACGCAGCGATAGATTCTGAGTTTGTGGTAACCATGCTCCCCAATGGCACGTTGGTGAAGAACGTTATCTTTGGTGAAAACGGGGTGGCTTCTACGTTGGATAAAAATGCTCTTCTGATTGATATGTCGACTATTCACCCGCTAGAAACAGACTCGCTAGCGAAAGAAATGACCGCCAAAGGTTTCTCTATGATGGAAGCGCCAGTGGGTCGTACTTCTGAGCATGCCGTTAAAGGTGAGCTTCTGATCATGGCAGGTGGGACAAAAGAGCAGATTGAACGTGCTCAACCACTGTTTGATTGTATGGGGAGTGAGACGGTAGATTGTGGCGGCGTCGGTAAAGGTATTCGAGTCAAAATCATCAACAACTACATGAGTATTGCGCTCAACGCCCTTTCTGCAGAAGCGGCGACGCTCACTGAAGCCATTGGCCTAGAGTGGGAAACGGCAATGAAAGTGATGAGTGGTACCCCAGCAGGTAAAGGGCACTTTACCACCACATGGCCGGGTAAGGTATTGGCTGGGGATCTCTCGCCAGTATTTATGGTTGACCTTGCGCATAAAGATTTGGGTATTGCCCTTGATCTAGCAAACCAAGTAAACGTGCCGATGCCATGTGGAGCGGCCTCTCGTGAACTATATAGTATGACGCGTGCGGCAGGACGTGGTCGCCAAGATTGGACCGCAGTGTTAGAGCATCTACGTGTCACTTCTGGGTTAGAGCCAAAAATTCAATAG
- a CDS encoding TRAP transporter small permease subunit, with product MNKVLYSNPAIPLYSHIERFITMASKALAWTNLALVAVIIVQVILRKVFANGQIYLEELQWHLYATAVMFGTAYAQISNLHVRVDLFYHKFSERRKALVDLFGLTLLAIPFVIIVILHSYDFAYESWRVNESSASPSGLPYRWLIKSVIPLSFSLLLLSMLARILRNIETLFATDTLQGDRHGS from the coding sequence ATGAACAAAGTGCTGTATTCCAATCCGGCGATCCCTTTGTATTCCCATATCGAACGATTTATTACCATGGCGAGCAAAGCACTGGCCTGGACCAATCTCGCTTTGGTGGCCGTTATCATTGTTCAAGTGATACTGCGCAAGGTATTCGCCAATGGTCAAATTTATCTAGAAGAGCTGCAATGGCACCTATACGCGACAGCTGTGATGTTTGGCACCGCTTACGCGCAAATCTCTAACTTGCATGTACGAGTCGATCTGTTCTACCACAAATTTTCAGAGCGAAGAAAAGCACTGGTTGACCTGTTCGGCTTAACCTTGCTGGCGATCCCTTTCGTGATAATTGTGATCTTACACTCCTATGACTTCGCCTACGAGTCTTGGCGCGTCAACGAAAGCTCGGCCTCGCCTTCTGGCTTGCCTTATCGATGGTTGATTAAAAGCGTAATCCCACTCAGTTTCAGTTTGCTGCTGCTGTCCATGCTGGCCAGAATTCTGCGCAATATAGAGACATTGTTTGCCACCGATACACTACAAGGAGACCGACATGGAAGCTAA
- a CDS encoding PfkB family carbohydrate kinase — protein sequence MTIACVGITVLDRIQRVANLPTTGGKYVAKDYFEVGGGPAATAAVAVAKLGHPVDFIGRVGQDGVADTMLTELASYGVGIDKAVHINGASSAFSAVLVDDEGERMIINYQDPSLSRDPKALESVDFSQYQTVLTDVRWPEGAKFALEQAKRYSIPSVLDADVAPDPIEDLVKLADHVAFSEPGLEKFTGCNDPIEGLKLAQKQTDGKVYVTVGSKGCYWLENGQVCHEPVIKVDVVDTTGAGDVFHGALAVAVAESKQSRESIVFSNTVAALKCTKRGGREGIPTRTEVDQKLQK from the coding sequence ATGACAATTGCATGTGTAGGTATTACCGTATTAGACCGAATTCAGCGTGTCGCTAATTTGCCAACCACTGGTGGCAAGTATGTCGCTAAAGATTATTTTGAAGTTGGTGGAGGCCCTGCAGCCACTGCAGCTGTTGCGGTAGCTAAGCTCGGTCACCCTGTCGACTTTATTGGCCGTGTTGGCCAAGATGGTGTAGCCGATACTATGTTGACTGAACTTGCCAGTTACGGCGTTGGTATAGACAAAGCCGTACACATCAATGGCGCCTCTTCTGCATTCTCAGCGGTCTTAGTTGATGATGAAGGTGAAAGAATGATCATTAATTACCAAGATCCATCATTGAGTCGTGACCCGAAAGCGTTAGAGAGTGTTGATTTCTCTCAGTACCAAACCGTACTGACCGATGTTCGTTGGCCCGAGGGCGCTAAGTTCGCTCTAGAACAAGCCAAAAGATATAGTATCCCCTCAGTACTCGATGCTGACGTCGCCCCAGATCCGATCGAAGATCTGGTTAAACTGGCTGACCATGTGGCATTTTCTGAGCCGGGTCTAGAGAAATTTACTGGCTGCAACGACCCTATTGAAGGTCTGAAACTTGCTCAGAAACAAACAGATGGCAAAGTTTATGTTACTGTAGGCTCCAAAGGTTGTTACTGGCTAGAGAATGGTCAAGTGTGCCATGAGCCTGTCATTAAGGTAGACGTTGTCGATACAACCGGCGCGGGCGATGTTTTTCATGGCGCTTTGGCGGTTGCCGTCGCAGAATCTAAACAAAGTCGTGAAAGTATTGTTTTCTCTAATACCGTTGCAGCGCTAAAATGCACCAAGAGAGGTGGTCGAGAAGGAATCCCGACTAGAACCGAAGTGGACCAAAAATTACAAAAATAG
- a CDS encoding DeoR/GlpR family DNA-binding transcription regulator, whose amino-acid sequence MTNPRQDKLIQLVNDKGYYSVEELAEMLDVSTQTIRRDIKKLSNERLVIRHHGGASSPATKNNLDYEVRKVSDTEQKHAIGKAIADLIPDNSTVFITIGTTAEVIASHLASKNNLQVITNSLRVANVLHTNKSIDVLIPSGKVKAFNGGIVGTEAMDFISNFRFDYLVTSAASIDVDGTLLEYDLNETMITQTVMKSARHVMVAMDSSKFIPKGSITLANIKDVSCFFTDKQPSPSIEAAAKQGDTELVIC is encoded by the coding sequence GTGACTAATCCCAGACAAGATAAGTTAATTCAGCTCGTAAATGATAAAGGTTATTACAGCGTGGAAGAGCTGGCGGAAATGTTGGACGTTTCCACCCAGACAATTCGTCGTGACATTAAGAAGCTCAGCAATGAGCGCTTGGTGATTCGTCACCATGGTGGGGCTAGCTCACCTGCGACCAAGAATAACCTAGATTACGAAGTCCGTAAGGTTTCTGATACCGAACAAAAGCACGCGATAGGTAAAGCCATTGCTGACTTGATTCCTGACAACTCAACCGTATTCATTACCATTGGAACCACCGCAGAAGTCATCGCAAGTCACCTAGCCAGCAAAAACAACTTGCAAGTGATCACCAATAGCCTTCGCGTCGCCAATGTTTTGCATACCAACAAATCGATTGATGTGTTGATCCCCAGTGGGAAAGTGAAAGCATTTAACGGCGGCATTGTCGGAACCGAAGCGATGGATTTTATTTCGAACTTCCGATTTGACTATTTGGTCACCAGTGCTGCGTCGATCGACGTGGATGGCACTTTACTTGAGTATGATCTCAACGAGACCATGATTACTCAGACCGTGATGAAATCAGCGCGACACGTAATGGTCGCGATGGACTCAAGCAAGTTCATCCCTAAAGGCTCGATTACTCTTGCCAATATCAAAGACGTGAGTTGCTTCTTTACTGACAAACAACCAAGTCCATCTATTGAGGCAGCCGCAAAGCAAGGTGACACCGAATTAGTGATTTGCTAA